One Phoenix dactylifera cultivar Barhee BC4 chromosome 14, palm_55x_up_171113_PBpolish2nd_filt_p, whole genome shotgun sequence DNA window includes the following coding sequences:
- the LOC103711605 gene encoding zinc finger CCCH domain-containing protein 65 isoform X1: protein MVVSEAEVVPKAEELGLGLAPAPSSSSCPPDSSVEALTGELASLKLEKKSAEGDGDQDSTGAGDQEEITGAGDQEEITGDENDGVLEKDSGSPGKEKDWKRERFRYPQRPDEPDCMYYLKTGSCRFGSSCKFNHPARRKRNQVKSKKPFEANQAVKEEQKEPIPKVGQTESKAVDEMQNGTLSERVEPKESKFVEKREGSPSKMVDQTERKATEEKGKETLSERGGQTECKYYSMPGGCKFGKACKYVHHRGKHENNSVQLNFLGLPIRPGERECPYYMRNGSCKFATNCKYHHPDPTAVGGQDPRSGHRNSEPPQQRGLGAPQVPMTWPVQTMSNEPVSFLNASPSYVPGMILPPQRLHSNLEWNGYQAPVSPLFPPDIHARNSSASTINHKTNKGDIPVSQQVPVDEYPERPGLPECQYFMKHGVCKFKTACKFHHPKTRLQTVPVDVLSPVGLPLKPDQPVCTHYSRFGVCKYGPSCRFDHPIGHSFSASAGAAVSGQTATPNNATTQESYVTGSNYLVQQPE from the exons GAGGGAGATGGTGATCAGGACAGTACTGGGGCTGGCGATCAGGAAGAGATCACTGGGGCTGGCGATCAGGAAGAGATCACTGGTGACGAGAATGATGGTGTTCTTGAGAAGGATTCGGGGTCGCCGGGGAAGGAGAAAGActggaagagagagaggtttcGGTATCCCCAGAGACCCGATGAGCCTGACTGCATGTATTATTTGAAAACTGGAAGCTGCCGATTCGGATCGAGCTGCAAGTTTAATCATCCTGCCAGAAGGAAGAGGAatcag GTGAAATCCAAGAAACCATTTGAGGCGAATCAG GCTGTTAAAGAAGAGCAAAAGGAACCTATTCCAAAGGTAGGACAGACAGAAAGCAAG gcTGTTGATGAAATGCAAAATGGAACTCTTTCAGAAAGGGTGGAGCCGAAAGAATCCAAG TTTGTTGAGAAGAGAGAAGGTTCTCCTTCAAAAATGGTGGATCAGACAGAACGTAAG GCTActgaagaaaagggaaaagaaacacTTTCTGAAAGGGGTGGGCAAACAGAATGCAAG TATTACTCAATGCCAGGAGGCTGTAAGTTTGGAAAAGCTTGTAAATATGTTCATCATCgaggaaaacatgaaaataactcaGTGCAGCTAAATTTTTTGGGCCTTCCAATTCGACCG GGAGAACGTGAGTGCCCTTATTACATGCGTAATGGCAGTTGCAAATTTGCAACAAACTGTAAGTATCATCATCCTGATCCTACTGCTGTGGGTGGACAAGATCCTCGATCAGGCCATCGAAATAGTGAACCTCCACAACAACGTGGTTTAGGAGCACCACAGGTGCCCATGACCTGGCCTGTGCAGACAATGTCAAATGAGCCAGTTTCTTTCCTCAATGCATCACCCTCTTATGTTCCTGGGATGATTTTACCTCCTCAAAGGCTCCATTCAAATCTAGAATGGAATGGGTATCAG GCTCCGGTAAGTCCATTGTTTCCACCAGATATTCATGCACGGAACTCCTCAGCTTCAACCATAAATCATAAAACAAACAAGGGAGATATTCCTGTAAGTCAGCAAGTGCCTGTTGATGAATATCCCGAGAGACCTGGCTTGCCGGAATGCCAATATTTCATGAAACATGGGGTTTGTAAATTTAAAACAGCATGTAAATTTCACCATCCAAAGACTCGTCTTCAAACAGTGCCAGTAGACGTTCTTAGCCCCGTTGGCCTGCCCTTGAAACCT GATCAACCAGTGTGCACACATTATAGTCGTTTCGGAGTGTGCAAGTATGGACCATCTTGTAGATTTGACCATCCAATTGGTCACAGTTTTTCAGCGTCAGCAGGTGCGGCGGTATCTGGACAGACTGCAACCCCAAACAATGCTACAACACAAGAATCATATGTGACAGGCAGCAATTATTTGGTTCAACAGCCAGAGTGA